The following proteins come from a genomic window of Flavobacterium crocinum:
- a CDS encoding 2-hydroxyacid dehydrogenase — translation MSIKILHIDSNNPVLWNQLEEAGFENHADFKSSKEEIEAKIQDYNGIVIRSRFKIDKTFLDSATNLQFIARVGAGLESIDCDYASAKGIHLIAAPEGNRNAVAEHSLGMILSLFNNLNQADAEVKNGQWNRESNRGHELDLKTVGIIGYGNMGKAFAKKLRGFDTEVLCYDILDNVGDENARQVSLAELREKTDVLSLHLPWTPETDKMVNTSFITAFKKPFWIINTSRGKNIVTADLVEAMKSKKVLGAGLDVLEYEKLSFETLFQDKNTPEAFQYLLEAKNVLLTPHIAGWTFESHERLAQVIVDKIKAVYNKK, via the coding sequence ATGAGCATAAAAATTCTTCATATCGACAGCAATAATCCTGTTCTTTGGAATCAATTGGAAGAAGCAGGTTTTGAAAATCACGCCGATTTTAAATCTTCAAAAGAAGAAATAGAAGCAAAAATTCAAGACTACAACGGAATCGTAATTCGAAGCCGATTCAAGATTGACAAAACTTTTTTAGATAGCGCAACAAACTTGCAATTTATAGCAAGAGTAGGTGCAGGATTGGAAAGTATAGATTGTGATTATGCTTCTGCAAAAGGAATTCATCTTATTGCGGCTCCGGAAGGAAACCGAAATGCTGTTGCAGAACATTCTTTGGGAATGATTTTGTCTTTGTTTAATAATCTCAATCAGGCTGATGCAGAAGTAAAAAACGGACAATGGAATCGAGAAAGTAATCGTGGTCATGAATTAGATCTTAAAACTGTCGGTATTATTGGTTATGGAAATATGGGAAAAGCATTTGCCAAAAAACTTAGAGGTTTTGATACAGAAGTCCTTTGTTATGATATTTTGGATAATGTTGGTGATGAAAATGCGAGACAGGTTTCACTGGCTGAATTACGGGAGAAAACAGATGTTTTAAGTCTTCATCTTCCCTGGACACCAGAAACGGATAAAATGGTTAATACGAGCTTTATAACTGCTTTTAAAAAGCCATTTTGGATTATCAATACTTCCAGAGGGAAAAACATAGTTACAGCAGATTTGGTTGAAGCAATGAAGTCTAAAAAAGTATTGGGTGCAGGTCTTGATGTTTTGGAATATGAAAAACTTTCATTCGAAACTCTTTTTCAGGATAAGAATACTCCTGAAGCATTTCAATATCTTTTAGAAGCTAAGAATGTTTTGCTCACGCCCCATATTGCAGGATGGACTTTTGAAAGCCATGAGCGTCTGGCTCAGGTTATTGTCGATAAAATCAAGGCAGTTTACAACAAAAAATAG
- a CDS encoding exodeoxyribonuclease III, which produces MKIISYNVNGIRAAINKGFIEWLQQASPDVICLQEIKATQDQIPVDDITAAGYPFQYYYPATKKGYSGVAILSKTKPNNIVYGTGIHHMDFEGRNLRADFDDVSVMSLYLPSGTNIERLDHKFMFMDDFQTYVNELKLTIPNLIICGDYNICHEAIDIHDPVRNKTVSGFLPAERAWLDAFMKSGFIDSFRHFNKEPHNYSWWSYRAGARGNNKGWRIDYNLVSNALENRLKRAVILPDAMHSDHCPVLVEID; this is translated from the coding sequence ATGAAAATTATTTCTTATAACGTAAACGGAATTCGTGCCGCGATAAACAAAGGTTTTATCGAGTGGCTGCAACAAGCAAGTCCTGATGTAATCTGCCTTCAGGAAATAAAGGCAACACAGGATCAAATTCCGGTTGACGATATCACAGCAGCAGGTTATCCTTTTCAATATTACTATCCTGCAACTAAAAAAGGATACAGCGGCGTGGCCATTTTGTCTAAAACAAAACCAAATAATATTGTTTACGGAACAGGTATTCACCACATGGATTTTGAAGGCCGAAACCTTCGTGCCGATTTTGATGATGTTTCGGTAATGAGCTTATATCTTCCATCAGGAACAAACATCGAAAGATTAGATCATAAATTTATGTTTATGGATGATTTTCAAACGTATGTTAATGAATTAAAATTGACGATTCCAAATTTGATTATCTGTGGTGATTATAATATCTGTCACGAAGCAATTGATATTCATGATCCGGTTCGTAATAAAACAGTTTCTGGATTTTTGCCTGCAGAACGTGCCTGGCTGGATGCTTTCATGAAATCTGGTTTTATTGATAGTTTCCGTCATTTCAATAAAGAACCGCATAATTATTCTTGGTGGAGTTACCGTGCAGGAGCAAGAGGAAACAATAAAGGCTGGCGTATCGATTATAATTTGGTAAGCAATGCTTTAGAAAACCGTTTAAAAAGAGCTGTTATACTACCAGACGCTATGCATTCAGATCATTGTCCGGTTTTAGTCGAAATTGATTAA
- a CDS encoding DUF805 domain-containing protein gives MIEWYKKVVFENYATFSGRARRSEYWYYTLATIIISIILGIVDSVLGFSFLDGDAGVLRGIYSLLVLLPGLAVMVRRLHDVGKSGWFFLVVLIPLAGVIWLLIVLCTEGEHGANKYGPDPKNDFEDINEIGKVELD, from the coding sequence ATGATTGAATGGTACAAAAAAGTAGTTTTTGAGAATTATGCAACCTTTAGCGGAAGAGCCAGAAGAAGCGAATATTGGTATTACACTTTAGCGACAATTATTATCTCCATTATTCTGGGGATTGTTGATTCTGTATTAGGTTTTTCTTTCTTAGATGGTGACGCTGGTGTATTAAGAGGAATCTATAGTTTATTGGTTTTACTGCCTGGATTAGCCGTTATGGTAAGACGATTACATGACGTTGGAAAAAGTGGATGGTTTTTTCTTGTAGTACTTATACCATTGGCAGGAGTTATCTGGTTATTAATTGTTTTATGTACAGAAGGAGAACATGGGGCAAACAAATATGGTCCGGATCCTAAAAATGATTTTGAAGATATTAATGAAATTGGAAAAGTTGAATTAGACTAA
- a CDS encoding suppressor of fused domain protein, which translates to MGLFSRNNKIEKPKVILELRSPSCPITAIVEQDNRTAYFYLFGDNEDFGVKSCWIRNLSKAPEEIEVKLMEKGVPPMLPNEFCKFPDGQESLNEKNLEIVWLEEGDGAALLENGDILCVIPSWGGEEGFFGYARDCNGQGNFAWELTEDNEMRKRVNNAVSFIKEWNEEVNPFQSLQPKILHYYDDIFGESEKYYAIDNSEWPPKGLYVYEGQEKIVFATVAVSLRPQPKVEMYYEDPGKVNRIEIGLILKSGLTNDEINNVASLISGITTIPWDYITFLAEGHTVEFQNIVSNKFKYAVLTNKLKLLPQMNVPAFGDSKTNFLWIVPVSDNEWTVMKESGSKFILDKLDTIGEEIFSFERQEVV; encoded by the coding sequence ATGGGATTATTTAGCAGAAATAATAAGATTGAAAAACCCAAAGTTATTCTCGAATTGAGAAGTCCTAGTTGTCCAATCACTGCAATTGTAGAACAAGATAACAGAACGGCCTATTTTTATTTGTTTGGCGATAATGAAGATTTTGGTGTTAAAAGCTGTTGGATTAGAAATTTAAGTAAAGCACCTGAAGAAATAGAGGTGAAATTGATGGAAAAAGGGGTGCCGCCAATGTTGCCCAATGAATTTTGCAAATTTCCTGATGGTCAAGAAAGTCTTAATGAAAAGAACTTAGAAATTGTCTGGCTGGAAGAAGGAGATGGAGCTGCATTATTGGAAAATGGAGATATTTTATGCGTAATTCCAAGTTGGGGAGGAGAAGAAGGATTCTTTGGATATGCACGGGATTGTAATGGTCAGGGCAATTTTGCCTGGGAGCTTACCGAAGATAACGAGATGAGAAAACGGGTAAATAACGCAGTTTCTTTTATTAAGGAATGGAACGAAGAAGTAAATCCTTTTCAGTCGTTGCAGCCTAAAATTCTACATTATTACGATGATATATTTGGAGAAAGTGAAAAGTATTATGCAATCGATAATTCAGAGTGGCCTCCAAAAGGTCTTTACGTATATGAAGGACAAGAAAAAATTGTTTTTGCAACCGTAGCAGTATCATTACGACCACAACCAAAAGTTGAGATGTATTATGAAGATCCGGGCAAAGTAAACAGAATTGAAATTGGACTTATCCTAAAATCAGGATTAACCAATGATGAAATAAATAATGTGGCAAGTTTGATAAGCGGCATTACAACAATACCTTGGGATTATATCACTTTTTTAGCGGAAGGGCATACAGTAGAATTCCAAAACATTGTCAGCAATAAATTTAAGTATGCGGTACTGACTAATAAATTAAAACTTCTGCCTCAAATGAATGTGCCTGCTTTTGGAGATTCAAAGACTAATTTTTTATGGATTGTACCAGTTTCAGATAATGAATGGACGGTAATGAAAGAATCCGGTTCTAAATTTATACTGGATAAACTGGATACTATTGGGGAAGAAATATTTAGTTTTGAACGACAAGAGGTTGTTTAA
- a CDS encoding OmpA/MotB family protein translates to MIKKASIGLVVLALSATSCVSKKIYNDLETKYSDLKKENRSISDENADLKTAKNQLELDKDKLTKDLASTKDDLAKQKADLAAEQKKYKVLQDSYNALEKNSNDALESNMAKNRDLLAQLEAKSKKLADEQARLDKTANRLKELEDMIAAKEESMRKLKETLSKALNGFEGKGLTVEQKNGKVYVSMENKLLFNSGSWAVGTEGRKAVVELGKVLGDNPDLSVLIEGHTDDDPYAGSGPIANNWDLSTKRATAIVAILSENSKINKQKLTAAGRSEFSPLASNATPEGKAKNRRIEIILTPRLDEIAEMLNSIN, encoded by the coding sequence ATGATTAAAAAAGCCTCCATTGGATTAGTAGTTTTAGCTTTGTCTGCTACTTCTTGTGTATCTAAAAAGATTTACAACGATCTTGAAACGAAATATTCAGATTTAAAAAAAGAAAATCGTTCTATCTCTGATGAAAATGCAGATTTAAAAACTGCAAAAAATCAGCTGGAGTTGGATAAAGATAAATTAACAAAAGATCTGGCAAGCACAAAAGACGATCTTGCTAAACAAAAAGCTGATCTTGCTGCGGAACAAAAAAAGTATAAAGTATTGCAGGACTCTTACAATGCGTTAGAGAAAAACAGCAATGATGCTTTAGAAAGTAACATGGCAAAAAACCGCGATCTTTTGGCACAATTAGAAGCAAAATCTAAAAAATTAGCCGATGAACAAGCTCGTTTGGACAAAACAGCAAATCGTTTGAAAGAACTTGAAGACATGATTGCAGCGAAAGAAGAATCGATGCGAAAACTGAAAGAAACTTTATCTAAAGCTTTAAATGGCTTTGAAGGTAAAGGTTTGACTGTTGAACAGAAAAACGGAAAAGTATATGTTTCTATGGAAAACAAATTGCTTTTCAATTCAGGAAGCTGGGCTGTTGGAACTGAAGGTAGGAAAGCGGTTGTAGAACTTGGTAAAGTTTTAGGTGATAATCCTGATCTTTCTGTTCTTATCGAAGGGCATACTGATGATGATCCATATGCAGGTTCTGGACCAATTGCAAACAACTGGGATTTATCAACTAAAAGAGCAACTGCAATCGTTGCGATTTTGAGCGAAAACTCAAAAATCAACAAACAAAAATTAACTGCAGCAGGACGAAGCGAGTTTTCTCCTTTGGCAAGCAACGCAACTCCGGAAGGAAAAGCTAAAAACCGTAGAATCGAGATTATCTTGACTCCAAGATTAGATGAGATTGCGGAGATGCTTAATAGTATTAATTAA
- a CDS encoding DUF805 domain-containing protein translates to MLEIYKKVVFENYANFKGRARRKEFWTVVLVNVIISVVLSVVLGIISSSLAMLANLFTLAVLIPSIAVGVRRMHDVGKSGWFILIPLYDVYLAAMEGEKGANKYGANPKSELEDLKEIGKDLN, encoded by the coding sequence ATGTTAGAAATTTATAAAAAAGTAGTTTTTGAGAACTATGCAAATTTTAAAGGCAGAGCAAGAAGAAAGGAATTTTGGACAGTTGTTCTAGTGAATGTTATAATTAGTGTGGTTCTGAGTGTAGTACTTGGCATAATCTCGTCTAGTCTTGCAATGCTTGCCAACCTATTTACTTTGGCAGTTTTAATTCCTTCTATTGCAGTTGGAGTTCGAAGAATGCATGATGTTGGTAAAAGCGGCTGGTTTATTCTAATTCCATTGTATGATGTATATTTGGCCGCTATGGAAGGGGAAAAAGGTGCAAATAAATATGGTGCAAATCCTAAAAGCGAACTCGAAGACTTAAAGGAGATAGGAAAAGATCTTAACTAG
- a CDS encoding SIMPL domain-containing protein, with the protein MKKLSLSLFIILFSQLVVAQVSGNVNYQNQYNDQNSININFPSDDGIVASVKGLANVKADSYTAIFSTTQTGKTTKEVNELLDQRITQALNEIKLKKDVETFVDMISFVPVYEYEAEKKVFSRKTYNEVPIGFELKKNIHIKFSDPNQLNEFISILSNNEIYDLVRVDYFSNALETIKKEMMAKARLLIQEKIKNYETLLGETFTNTEKRITDDFIVNLPVEMYQSYEAYNSSSLNLKRNSNINQATKSTTLYYQPVFGKEFDFILNPSVLEPVIQVQYEVKIVINREKKQTVKGDKEFILVTPNGDLKTLNINTPKQN; encoded by the coding sequence ATGAAAAAACTATCCTTATCTCTTTTTATCATTCTATTTTCTCAGCTTGTAGTCGCACAGGTTTCAGGAAATGTCAATTATCAAAATCAGTACAATGACCAAAATAGCATTAACATCAATTTTCCTTCTGACGATGGAATTGTCGCAAGCGTAAAAGGACTTGCCAATGTTAAAGCAGATTCTTATACCGCTATTTTCAGCACCACTCAAACCGGCAAAACAACCAAAGAAGTCAACGAATTACTTGACCAGAGAATTACGCAGGCACTAAACGAAATCAAACTTAAAAAAGACGTTGAAACTTTTGTCGATATGATTTCGTTTGTTCCGGTTTATGAATACGAAGCCGAAAAAAAAGTATTCAGCCGAAAAACCTACAATGAAGTTCCGATTGGATTTGAATTGAAGAAAAATATTCATATCAAATTCTCAGATCCCAATCAGCTGAATGAATTTATTTCCATCTTATCTAATAATGAAATTTATGATTTGGTGCGAGTAGATTACTTTTCAAATGCTTTGGAAACCATCAAAAAAGAAATGATGGCCAAAGCCAGATTACTGATTCAGGAAAAAATAAAAAACTATGAAACTCTGCTTGGCGAGACTTTTACAAACACCGAAAAAAGAATAACCGACGATTTCATAGTAAACTTACCCGTAGAAATGTATCAATCTTATGAGGCTTACAACAGCTCTTCTTTAAACTTAAAAAGAAATTCAAATATTAACCAAGCTACCAAATCGACTACACTTTATTATCAGCCGGTTTTTGGTAAAGAGTTTGATTTTATCCTTAATCCTTCGGTTTTAGAACCTGTTATTCAGGTACAATATGAAGTAAAAATTGTCATTAACAGAGAAAAGAAACAAACTGTAAAAGGAGACAAAGAGTTTATTCTGGTTACACCAAATGGCGATTTAAAAACTTTAAATATCAATACGCCAAAACAAAATTAA
- a CDS encoding aldo/keto reductase: MKYTTLPNTDIKVSKINLGTMTFGQQNTEAEGHAQMDYALERGVNFFDTAEMYSVPASEATYGSTEKIIGTWFKKSGNRDKVILASKIAGPNPSFGYMREKLDFSPASIKYAVENSLKRLQTDYIDLYQMHWPERKTNNFGQRAFHGHDDVWEDNFREILETFDALIKEGKIKHIGVSNENSWGMMRLLEESKYNNLPRIKTVQNPYSLLNRLFEVNSAEVSKYENVGLLGYSPLAFGVLTGKFLTGESHPKARINLFPQYKRYNSDQCTQATKLYQEIAKKHGLTLTELAMGFVLQQPFLTSAIIGATTLEQLKENIDTIDVVLSKEILAEIDAVQAIIPDPAP; encoded by the coding sequence ATGAAATACACAACATTACCCAACACCGATATAAAAGTTAGTAAAATCAATCTTGGAACAATGACTTTTGGTCAACAAAACACAGAGGCTGAAGGTCACGCCCAAATGGATTATGCTTTAGAAAGAGGAGTAAATTTCTTTGATACAGCCGAAATGTATTCAGTTCCAGCTAGTGAAGCGACTTATGGGAGTACCGAAAAAATTATTGGAACCTGGTTTAAGAAATCAGGAAATCGCGATAAAGTGATTTTGGCTTCTAAAATTGCTGGTCCGAATCCGAGTTTTGGTTATATGCGTGAGAAATTGGATTTTTCGCCTGCGAGTATTAAATATGCGGTTGAAAACAGTTTGAAAAGGCTGCAGACAGATTATATCGATTTGTATCAAATGCATTGGCCGGAAAGAAAAACCAATAATTTCGGACAACGCGCTTTTCACGGACATGATGATGTTTGGGAAGATAATTTTAGAGAAATCTTGGAAACTTTTGACGCATTAATCAAAGAAGGAAAAATCAAACATATTGGAGTTTCAAATGAAAATTCCTGGGGAATGATGCGTCTTTTGGAAGAAAGCAAATACAATAATCTGCCAAGAATTAAAACCGTACAAAATCCGTATTCTTTATTGAATCGTTTATTTGAAGTGAATTCGGCCGAAGTTTCAAAATATGAAAATGTTGGTTTGTTAGGATATTCGCCTTTGGCTTTTGGAGTTCTGACTGGAAAATTCCTTACAGGAGAAAGTCATCCGAAAGCGAGAATTAATCTTTTTCCGCAATACAAACGTTACAATAGCGATCAATGTACGCAAGCAACCAAATTGTATCAGGAAATTGCTAAAAAACACGGTTTAACATTAACCGAATTGGCAATGGGATTTGTATTGCAACAGCCTTTCCTGACAAGTGCGATTATCGGCGCTACGACTTTGGAACAATTAAAAGAAAACATCGATACGATTGATGTGGTTCTTTCTAAAGAAATCTTGGCTGAAATTGATGCAGTTCAGGCAATTATTCCTGATCCTGCTCCTTAA
- a CDS encoding vWA domain-containing protein, producing MKSNLFISALFAVIFSITSCHSSNAKPKSKNEIEKPATASNTKIQVALLLDTSSSMDGLIDQAKSRLWNIVNTLTTLKYEGKTPDIEIALYEYGNDGLSIKSNYIRQVTPLSTDLDLISEKLFALRTNGGSEYCGAVIQDATKELKWASENSSMKLIYIAGNEEFNQGKISYKEAINNALKNGIYVNTIFCGNKTEGINIFWKDGADRGKGKYFNIDSDKAVEYIATPYDDEIAKCDEKINKTYINYGTKGADKKMNQIKQDQNAKMVSNANYTDRAVSKSKAVYKNDSWDLVDKVKDDAGAISKIKKEELPTELQNKSTAELQKIVTEKTKERETIQKEISVLAKKRQEYIDTESKKTKKQDDLGNTINSSIIAFAKVKGYTVEK from the coding sequence ATGAAATCAAATCTTTTTATTTCCGCGCTATTTGCAGTAATATTTTCAATCACAAGCTGTCATTCTTCCAATGCCAAACCAAAATCGAAAAATGAAATCGAAAAACCGGCAACAGCTTCCAATACTAAAATACAAGTTGCCCTTTTGCTGGATACTTCGAGCAGTATGGACGGTTTAATCGATCAGGCAAAATCACGATTGTGGAATATTGTAAACACGCTGACCACTTTAAAGTACGAAGGAAAAACGCCTGATATCGAAATTGCTTTATATGAATATGGCAACGATGGTTTGTCTATAAAATCAAATTACATCAGACAGGTAACCCCACTTTCAACCGATTTGGATCTAATTTCTGAAAAACTGTTTGCACTTAGAACCAACGGAGGAAGTGAATATTGCGGTGCCGTTATTCAGGATGCAACGAAAGAATTGAAATGGGCATCAGAAAATAGCAGTATGAAACTGATTTATATTGCAGGAAACGAAGAATTCAATCAGGGAAAAATCAGTTATAAAGAAGCAATTAACAATGCTTTGAAAAATGGTATTTATGTAAATACTATTTTCTGTGGAAATAAAACCGAAGGCATCAACATTTTTTGGAAAGACGGTGCAGATCGCGGAAAAGGAAAATATTTCAATATTGATTCAGACAAAGCTGTAGAATATATTGCCACTCCGTATGATGATGAAATTGCCAAATGTGATGAAAAAATAAACAAAACCTACATCAATTACGGAACAAAAGGAGCTGATAAAAAAATGAATCAGATAAAGCAGGATCAAAACGCAAAAATGGTTTCTAATGCCAATTACACAGACCGTGCCGTAAGCAAATCGAAAGCAGTTTATAAAAATGACAGCTGGGATTTGGTTGACAAAGTAAAAGACGATGCAGGAGCTATTTCTAAAATCAAAAAAGAAGAATTACCAACAGAATTGCAAAACAAATCGACTGCAGAATTGCAGAAAATAGTAACTGAAAAGACAAAAGAAAGAGAAACCATCCAGAAAGAAATCAGCGTTTTGGCCAAAAAACGTCAGGAATATATTGATACGGAATCTAAGAAAACGAAAAAGCAGGATGATTTAGGGAATACTATCAATTCATCCATAATAGCTTTTGCCAAAGTAAAAGGGTATACCGTTGAGAAATAA
- a CDS encoding GNAT family N-acyltransferase encodes MGLVTAKEVAKAINVEKYGVLGTFSGWILMKVLKISTLNKIYDRNKHLEDLAFLNGILDEMEIKFEIPEEDLKRLPKDGAYITISNHPLGGIDGILLLKLMLEREPNFKIIANFLLHRIVPMKKYIMPVNPFENHKDAKSSVIGIKETLRHLSDGKPLGIFPAGEVSTYKDGKLVVDKPWEEGALKLIRKAKVPVVPIYFHAKNSKLFYWLSKIDDTLRTAKLPSELLTQKDRVIKVRIGKPISVSEQNEIESFEEYSEFLRKKTYMLANPFEKDTKLIDTASLKITKAPKKIVTPASESKLIDEVQALRDSDARFLQSKNYEVFFASAKQIPNILHEIGRLREITFREVGEGTNESIDLDEYDQYYHHMFLWDDETKKIAGAYRMGLGSEIYPKYGIEGFYLTDLFRFEPELHDMMHKSIEMGRAFIVKEYQQKPMPLFLLWKGIIHTTLRHPEHKYLVGGVSISNQFSDFSKSLMIEFMKSNYYDPYIAQYIHPKKAYKVKLKDADKDFIFDEAESDLNKFDKIIDELEPGNLRLPVLIKKYIKQNARVVAFNVDPLFNNAIDGLMYIRIADIPESTMKPVIEEFQIELEKKLSEKED; translated from the coding sequence ATGGGTTTAGTTACCGCGAAAGAAGTTGCAAAGGCAATAAATGTTGAAAAGTACGGAGTTCTCGGTACATTTTCTGGCTGGATTCTTATGAAGGTTCTTAAGATCTCTACCCTTAATAAAATTTACGATCGTAATAAACATTTGGAAGACCTTGCGTTTTTGAACGGAATTTTGGATGAGATGGAAATCAAATTCGAAATCCCGGAAGAAGACTTAAAACGTCTGCCAAAAGATGGTGCCTATATCACTATTTCTAATCATCCGCTTGGAGGAATTGATGGTATTTTGCTTTTGAAATTAATGCTTGAAAGAGAGCCAAATTTCAAAATCATTGCCAATTTCCTGTTACACAGAATTGTTCCGATGAAAAAATATATTATGCCGGTTAATCCTTTTGAAAACCATAAGGATGCAAAATCGAGCGTAATTGGTATTAAAGAAACACTGCGTCATTTAAGTGATGGAAAACCGTTAGGAATTTTCCCTGCCGGAGAAGTTTCAACTTATAAAGATGGAAAATTAGTAGTAGATAAACCTTGGGAAGAAGGCGCTTTGAAGTTAATCAGAAAAGCAAAAGTTCCTGTAGTGCCAATCTATTTTCATGCTAAAAACAGTAAATTATTTTACTGGCTTTCTAAAATTGATGACACTTTAAGAACGGCAAAATTGCCTTCTGAACTATTAACGCAGAAAGACCGTGTAATTAAAGTTCGTATTGGAAAACCTATTTCTGTAAGTGAACAAAATGAAATTGAATCTTTTGAAGAATACTCAGAATTCTTAAGAAAGAAAACCTATATGCTGGCTAATCCGTTTGAAAAAGACACTAAACTGATTGATACAGCAAGTCTTAAAATTACAAAAGCACCTAAAAAAATCGTAACGCCTGCAAGCGAATCAAAATTAATTGATGAAGTTCAGGCCTTGAGAGATAGTGATGCGCGATTTTTGCAAAGCAAAAACTATGAAGTTTTCTTTGCAAGTGCTAAACAGATTCCGAACATTTTGCATGAAATTGGTCGTCTTCGCGAAATTACTTTCCGTGAAGTCGGCGAAGGAACCAACGAATCGATTGACTTAGACGAATACGATCAATATTATCACCATATGTTTTTATGGGATGATGAAACCAAAAAAATCGCCGGAGCTTACCGCATGGGACTAGGTTCTGAGATTTATCCGAAATACGGAATTGAAGGTTTTTACCTGACCGATCTTTTCAGATTTGAGCCGGAACTTCACGACATGATGCACAAATCGATCGAAATGGGGCGTGCGTTTATTGTGAAAGAATATCAGCAAAAACCAATGCCTTTATTCTTATTATGGAAAGGTATTATTCATACGACTTTGCGTCATCCTGAACATAAATATTTAGTTGGTGGTGTTAGTATCAGTAATCAGTTCTCTGATTTCTCTAAATCTTTGATGATTGAGTTTATGAAATCAAACTATTACGATCCGTATATTGCGCAATATATTCATCCCAAGAAAGCATACAAAGTTAAACTGAAAGATGCTGATAAAGATTTTATCTTCGACGAAGCAGAATCTGACTTGAATAAATTCGACAAAATTATTGACGAATTAGAACCAGGAAACTTACGTCTGCCGGTTTTAATTAAGAAATACATCAAACAAAATGCACGTGTAGTTGCCTTTAACGTTGATCCGCTTTTCAATAATGCTATCGACGGTTTAATGTATATCAGAATCGCAGATATTCCGGAAAGTACAATGAAACCGGTTATCGAAGAATTTCAGATTGAATTGGAAAAGAAATTATCTGAGAAAGAAGATTAA
- a CDS encoding murein L,D-transpeptidase catalytic domain-containing protein — protein MKSKVFFLFLLLIFCTTFACRNKEEKPTVSKTSKPIYSYEEKLKNEVTEIRRFLGKSPKYNSDVAFFLDMKVESGRNRFFVYDLKNNKLLDKGLVGHGSGSETGIYGELKFSNIKNSNCSSLGKYAIGSSYTGRFGKAYKLYGLDKSNSNAFDRNIVLHKYEDVPFEEQPYPICNSLGCPMVNEKFFNVLEKQIDTSKKKIILVMYY, from the coding sequence ATGAAAAGCAAAGTTTTCTTTCTCTTCTTGCTCTTGATTTTCTGCACCACATTTGCCTGCAGAAATAAAGAAGAAAAACCAACAGTCAGTAAAACTTCAAAACCGATTTATTCCTACGAAGAGAAACTAAAAAATGAAGTCACTGAAATCAGGAGATTCTTGGGGAAATCTCCGAAATACAATTCAGATGTTGCATTCTTTTTAGACATGAAGGTAGAATCCGGAAGAAATCGGTTTTTTGTTTATGATTTAAAAAACAACAAATTACTCGATAAAGGTTTGGTTGGACATGGTTCAGGCTCTGAAACTGGCATTTATGGAGAATTGAAATTTAGTAATATCAAAAATTCCAATTGCAGTTCACTTGGCAAATACGCTATTGGTAGTTCATATACAGGAAGATTTGGAAAAGCCTATAAATTATACGGTCTAGATAAAAGCAACAGCAATGCATTTGACCGAAATATAGTACTTCATAAATATGAAGATGTTCCTTTTGAAGAACAGCCTTATCCAATCTGCAACAGTTTGGGATGTCCGATGGTAAATGAAAAGTTTTTTAATGTTCTCGAAAAACAGATTGATACTTCTAAAAAGAAAATTATTTTGGTGATGTATTATTGA
- a CDS encoding TM2 domain-containing protein: METTKPESWNTPSQPRQENKKVLAGIMGILFGYLGIHKFVLGYTQEGIIQLVIGVVTCGIGGIIGFIEGIIYLTKSDEEFYQTYQVGKKGWF, encoded by the coding sequence ATGGAAACAACAAAACCAGAAAGCTGGAATACGCCTTCACAACCAAGACAAGAAAATAAGAAAGTATTAGCCGGAATTATGGGAATACTTTTTGGATATTTAGGTATTCATAAATTTGTTTTAGGTTATACTCAGGAAGGAATTATACAATTAGTAATTGGTGTAGTTACTTGTGGAATTGGCGGTATAATTGGATTTATTGAAGGAATCATTTATTTGACAAAATCAGATGAAGAATTTTACCAAACTTATCAGGTTGGAAAAAAAGGCTGGTTTTAA